A single window of Meiothermus sp. DNA harbors:
- the rpsR gene encoding 30S ribosomal protein S18: MSNRGAAKGERQDRERGMRRGRKPKVAASVGAFDLTDFKSVDILKRFLSETGKILPRRRTGLNAQDQRKLARTIKRARMMGLLPFTEKLVRK; encoded by the coding sequence ATGTCCAACCGCGGCGCCGCCAAGGGCGAGCGCCAAGACCGCGAGCGCGGCATGCGCCGGGGTCGTAAACCCAAAGTGGCTGCCTCTGTGGGGGCCTTTGACCTCACCGACTTCAAGAGCGTGGATATCCTCAAGCGCTTCCTGTCCGAGACCGGTAAGATTCTACCCCGGCGCCGTACTGGTCTGAATGCGCAGGATCAGCGCAAGCTGGCACGCACCATCAAGCGGGCTCGCATGATGGGTCTGCTGCCTTTTACCGAGAAGCTCGTGCGTAAATAG
- the rpsF gene encoding 30S ribosomal protein S6, producing MPQYEVNVILNPNLDGAQAAFEKDIIKATLERHGAAIKNVDDWGNRRLAYPIQKDPEGNVVFYTVEMAGNDNAALQRELRLRDHVRRVTIIRDRPEWRNSQKKKK from the coding sequence ATGCCGCAGTACGAAGTTAATGTGATCCTCAACCCCAACCTTGATGGGGCCCAGGCTGCCTTCGAGAAGGACATCATTAAAGCCACCCTCGAGCGCCACGGCGCGGCCATCAAGAACGTGGACGATTGGGGCAACCGTCGCCTGGCCTATCCCATCCAAAAAGACCCCGAAGGCAACGTGGTCTTCTACACCGTGGAAATGGCCGGAAACGATAACGCCGCGCTACAGCGCGAACTGCGCTTGCGCGACCATGTGCGTCGTGTGACCATCATCCGCGACCGTCCCGAATGGCGCAACAGCCAGAAAAAGAAGAAGTAG
- the trmD gene encoding tRNA (guanosine(37)-N1)-methyltransferase TrmD: MKYTILTLFPDLIRPWTEESIVQKAIQKGLIEVDIRDIRAYTEDKHKTVDDTPYGGGAGMVMRVDVVVRALEAAGPADERILLTPAGQPFTQRLAEELAQKSHLVLLCGRYEGIDARVEHFVTREVSIGDYVLMGGELGALVILEATARLIPGVIKEAESHQQDSFSTGLLDYPHYTRPPEFRGLRVPEILLSGHHAKIAEWRRKQALKRTKERRPDLLEKAALSAKDWIWLEEDA, encoded by the coding sequence ATGAAGTACACCATCCTGACCCTGTTCCCCGACCTGATTCGCCCCTGGACCGAAGAATCCATTGTCCAGAAAGCCATCCAGAAGGGCCTGATTGAAGTTGACATCCGCGACATCCGGGCCTACACCGAAGACAAACACAAAACCGTGGACGACACCCCCTACGGCGGCGGGGCCGGCATGGTGATGCGGGTGGACGTGGTGGTACGGGCCCTCGAGGCTGCCGGGCCTGCCGACGAGCGCATCCTGCTGACCCCTGCCGGACAGCCCTTCACACAACGTCTGGCCGAGGAACTGGCCCAGAAATCGCACCTGGTGCTCTTGTGCGGGCGCTACGAGGGGATAGATGCCCGGGTGGAGCACTTTGTGACCCGCGAGGTGTCCATTGGCGACTACGTGCTGATGGGCGGGGAGCTGGGGGCGCTGGTCATCCTGGAAGCCACCGCCCGCCTGATTCCGGGGGTCATCAAGGAAGCCGAAAGTCACCAGCAAGACTCCTTTTCGACCGGCCTGCTGGACTACCCCCACTACACCCGCCCGCCGGAGTTCCGGGGCCTAAGGGTACCCGAAATCCTCCTCTCGGGCCACCACGCCAAAATTGCCGAATGGCGGCGCAAGCAAGCCCTCAAGCGCACCAAGGAGCGCCGCCCGGATTTGCTCGAGAAAGCAGCGCTCTCGGCCAAGGATTGGATCTGGCTCGAGGAGGATGCTTGA
- the ffh gene encoding signal recognition particle protein, with protein MFETLSQRIRAAVDRLRGRGRISEADLKATLREIRMSLLEADVNFEVAKSFVSRVQEKTLGQAVLESLTPAEQILTVVYEELVQMLGGEAKQPVLKNEGNLWFMVGLQGSGKTTTTGKLALFYKSKGRRPLLVAADTQRPAAREQLRILGEKIGVPVLEVADGERPETTRSRLQQHLTFDYRDLVIVDTAGRLQIDEALMDELARLKQALGPSETLLVVDSMTGQEALNVSKTFDERIGVSGLILTKLDGDARGGAALSARHVTGKPIYFAGVSEKLEGLEPFYPDRLAQRILGMGDLQTLLEKAKQAELEAPQKDLKEITLEDLITQMRQLRKMGSFTEILGMIPGMSRMLPPGFSVDEKQVNRMEAIVLSMTPKERRDPRILNASRRKRIAAGSGTSVQEVNRLIKTFEDTKQMMKTLAKQQQKGGRGLFRR; from the coding sequence ATGTTTGAGACCCTTTCCCAACGCATCCGCGCTGCCGTAGACAGACTGCGCGGGCGGGGCCGCATCAGCGAGGCCGACCTCAAGGCTACCCTGCGCGAGATTCGGATGTCGCTCCTGGAGGCCGACGTCAACTTCGAGGTGGCCAAGAGCTTCGTAAGCAGGGTGCAGGAGAAAACCCTGGGCCAGGCGGTGCTCGAGAGCCTCACCCCGGCGGAGCAAATCCTGACCGTGGTCTACGAAGAACTGGTGCAGATGCTGGGGGGGGAAGCCAAACAGCCAGTGCTCAAGAACGAGGGCAATCTGTGGTTCATGGTGGGGTTGCAGGGCTCGGGTAAGACCACCACCACCGGCAAGCTGGCTCTGTTCTACAAGTCCAAAGGGCGGCGTCCTTTGCTGGTCGCCGCCGACACCCAGCGCCCCGCCGCCCGTGAGCAACTGCGCATTTTGGGGGAAAAAATCGGGGTGCCGGTACTCGAGGTCGCCGACGGTGAACGCCCCGAGACCACCCGCTCCCGCTTGCAGCAGCACCTGACTTTCGACTACCGCGATCTGGTGATCGTGGACACCGCGGGCCGCCTGCAGATTGACGAAGCCCTGATGGACGAGCTGGCCCGGCTCAAGCAGGCGCTGGGGCCCTCCGAGACCCTGCTGGTAGTGGACAGCATGACCGGCCAGGAGGCCCTGAATGTCTCCAAAACCTTCGACGAACGCATAGGGGTCTCGGGTCTGATTCTGACCAAGCTCGACGGCGATGCTAGGGGTGGGGCGGCCCTCTCGGCCCGGCACGTGACCGGCAAGCCCATCTACTTTGCCGGGGTTTCGGAAAAGCTCGAGGGCCTGGAGCCCTTCTACCCCGACCGGCTGGCCCAGCGCATCCTGGGCATGGGCGACCTGCAGACCCTGCTGGAAAAAGCTAAGCAGGCCGAACTCGAGGCCCCCCAGAAAGACCTCAAGGAAATCACCTTAGAAGACCTCATCACCCAGATGCGACAGCTACGCAAGATGGGAAGCTTCACCGAAATCTTGGGCATGATTCCCGGCATGTCGCGCATGCTCCCGCCGGGCTTTTCGGTGGATGAGAAACAGGTCAACCGCATGGAGGCCATTGTGCTCTCCATGACCCCCAAGGAGCGGCGCGATCCGCGCATTTTGAACGCTTCGCGCCGTAAGCGCATAGCGGCGGGTTCGGGCACCTCGGTGCAGGAGGTCAATCGTCTTATTAAGACCTTCGAGGATACCAAGCAGATGATGAAAACCCTGGCCAAGCAACAACAAAAAGGAGGACGGGGGCTTTTTAGGCGTTAG
- the hisF gene encoding imidazole glycerol phosphate synthase subunit HisF, with product MLAKRIIPCLDVNAGRVVKGINFVNLRDAGDPVESAKAYNLAGADELVFLDITATHEERGTLLELATQVAEQVFIPFTVGGGIRSLEDARALLLAGADKVSVNSAAVKRPELIQELSDHFGNQAVVLAIDARRKGSTWEVYVAGGRTPTGLDALAWAERGARLGAGEILLTSMDKDGTKAGFDLELCRAVSRVVGIPVIASGGAGTKEHFAQVLQDGVADAALAASVFHFGEIPIPELKDYLAQQGIPMRIEPSLPAF from the coding sequence GTGTTGGCTAAACGCATTATCCCCTGCCTCGACGTCAATGCCGGACGAGTGGTCAAGGGCATCAATTTTGTGAACCTGCGGGATGCCGGCGACCCGGTAGAGTCGGCCAAGGCCTACAACCTGGCCGGTGCCGATGAGCTGGTTTTCCTGGATATTACCGCCACCCACGAGGAGCGGGGCACCTTGCTCGAGCTGGCCACACAGGTAGCCGAGCAGGTCTTCATTCCCTTCACGGTAGGCGGGGGTATCCGGAGCCTCGAGGATGCCCGGGCTCTCCTTTTGGCCGGGGCCGACAAGGTCTCGGTGAACTCGGCAGCGGTCAAACGGCCCGAGCTTATTCAGGAACTTTCCGACCACTTCGGCAACCAGGCGGTGGTACTGGCCATCGATGCGCGGCGAAAGGGAAGCACTTGGGAGGTGTATGTGGCGGGGGGCCGCACCCCCACCGGCCTGGATGCGCTGGCCTGGGCTGAGAGGGGCGCAAGGCTGGGCGCAGGCGAAATTTTGCTCACCAGCATGGACAAAGACGGCACCAAAGCAGGTTTCGACCTCGAGCTGTGCCGGGCGGTCTCGAGGGTGGTGGGCATTCCCGTTATCGCCTCGGGGGGAGCGGGAACAAAAGAGCACTTTGCCCAGGTTTTGCAAGACGGCGTGGCCGACGCCGCCTTAGCCGCCAGCGTGTTTCATTTCGGCGAGATTCCCATCCCAGAACTCAAGGATTACCTAGCCCAGCAAGGTATTCCCATGCGGATAGAGCCTTCCCTACCTGCTTTTTGA
- the glpX gene encoding class II fructose-bisphosphatase — translation MDIERLLVLEIARVTEQAALAASRLAGMGKKDEVDGVGTEAMRKVLSELPIRGRVVIGEGEMDEAPMLYIGEILGRGGPEVDIAVDPVEGTTITAKGLPNAITVIAISEKGGLVGAPDMYMQKLVVGPPAAGKVSLDFPVEANLRIIADSLQRKVEDLVVVILDRPRHEKLIREVREAGARVKLITDGDVVAAVSVAVRGTGVHAMMGSGGAPEGVLAAAALKCMGGEIQGRFLPENEAQLERLRAMGVDETRVYRTNDLAPGKQIVFSATGITHGELLEGVRYFGGGARTHSIVMGYQTKVVRFIDSIHLFESGARVNIRV, via the coding sequence ATGGACATTGAGCGGCTGTTGGTGTTGGAGATTGCTCGGGTTACCGAGCAGGCCGCCCTGGCAGCGAGCCGTTTGGCCGGAATGGGCAAAAAGGACGAGGTGGACGGGGTGGGAACCGAGGCCATGCGAAAGGTGCTCTCTGAACTGCCCATCCGGGGCCGGGTGGTAATTGGCGAGGGCGAGATGGACGAAGCCCCCATGCTTTATATCGGCGAAATCCTGGGGCGCGGCGGCCCCGAGGTAGACATTGCCGTAGACCCGGTCGAAGGCACTACCATCACTGCAAAAGGGCTTCCCAACGCCATTACCGTCATCGCCATCAGTGAAAAAGGAGGGCTGGTGGGGGCACCCGATATGTACATGCAGAAGTTGGTGGTGGGGCCCCCGGCGGCAGGCAAGGTGAGCCTGGACTTCCCGGTGGAGGCCAACCTGCGCATTATTGCCGACTCGCTACAGCGCAAGGTAGAAGACCTGGTGGTGGTCATTTTGGACAGGCCCCGACACGAAAAACTGATTCGAGAGGTGCGCGAAGCCGGAGCCAGGGTCAAGCTCATCACCGATGGGGACGTGGTTGCTGCCGTTTCGGTGGCGGTGCGGGGTACCGGTGTTCACGCCATGATGGGCAGTGGGGGCGCCCCCGAAGGGGTGCTGGCAGCCGCTGCCCTCAAGTGTATGGGCGGCGAGATTCAAGGGCGATTCCTGCCGGAAAACGAAGCCCAGCTCGAGCGCCTGCGGGCTATGGGGGTCGATGAAACGCGGGTATACCGTACCAACGACCTGGCCCCTGGGAAGCAGATCGTTTTCTCGGCTACCGGCATTACCCACGGAGAGTTGCTCGAGGGCGTGCGGTATTTTGGCGGTGGGGCCCGTACCCATTCCATTGTGATGGGCTATCAGACCAAGGTGGTGCGCTTCATCGATTCGATCCACCTATTTGAAAGCGGGGCGCGGGTCAACATTCGCGTATAG
- the rpsP gene encoding 30S ribosomal protein S16 — protein sequence MTKIRLARFGSKGNPHYRIVVVDSRTKRDGGYIERVGYYDPRKTTKDWLKVDMERVNYWLGVGAQPTDTVKKLIKQASA from the coding sequence ATGACCAAGATTCGTTTAGCCCGTTTCGGTTCCAAAGGCAACCCGCACTACCGCATCGTGGTAGTAGATAGCCGCACCAAGCGCGACGGCGGTTACATCGAGCGCGTCGGCTACTACGACCCCCGCAAAACCACCAAAGACTGGCTCAAAGTGGACATGGAGCGCGTCAACTACTGGCTTGGCGTGGGCGCCCAGCCCACCGACACCGTCAAGAAGCTTATCAAGCAAGCCAGCGCCTAA
- a CDS encoding CZB domain-containing protein — translation MGLLDWLQHWLGGSSASLPSLSEKERRFQGLDVQGVLEAHLAWRKRLEDAIEGRSTEELDLSVLVRDDQCQLGRWIYHEAAKTTLALHPEFARLREAHRRFHLAAGRVVQAFRLKGLHTARELLAGDFDHHSRLIVQNLVELMQKEQGLDLP, via the coding sequence ATGGGTCTTTTGGACTGGCTCCAGCACTGGCTTGGAGGCAGTAGCGCTTCTCTGCCAAGTTTATCGGAAAAGGAAAGGCGCTTTCAGGGACTGGACGTTCAGGGAGTGCTGGAAGCCCATCTGGCTTGGCGCAAGCGCCTGGAAGACGCGATAGAGGGTCGCTCCACTGAGGAGCTCGACCTTTCTGTGTTGGTGCGCGATGACCAGTGCCAGCTAGGTCGGTGGATTTACCATGAAGCGGCCAAGACCACCCTGGCTTTGCACCCAGAATTTGCTCGTTTGCGAGAGGCCCACCGGCGATTTCATCTGGCGGCGGGCCGGGTTGTGCAGGCCTTTCGCTTGAAGGGTCTGCATACCGCAAGGGAGCTACTTGCAGGGGACTTTGACCATCACTCGAGACTGATAGTGCAAAACCTGGTTGAACTCATGCAAAAAGAGCAAGGCTTGGATTTGCCCTGA
- a CDS encoding single-stranded DNA-binding protein, protein MARGLNRVTLVGTLTQDPELRYTAGGLAVMELNLAGNDLVTDEQGQTREPAWYHRIKLLGKSAEFWGDTLKAGMALFVDGKLEYRAWEQDGQKKSSLEIRADRMEIVSLEGKRGQLTVTDARGQERLKDGLNHVMLVGNLTRDPELRYTPQGTAVTRLSLAVNEKFTTRQGGEQEKVHYVEAQAWRELAEFAAELKKGDGAFLIGRLVNDSWTAQDGTRRYTTRVELSRLERLARGTGQNTGGNSSQSAASAAKGRTGKVDIEEGLVDDFPPEEDLPF, encoded by the coding sequence ATGGCTCGAGGCCTCAACCGCGTAACCCTTGTAGGCACCCTAACCCAAGACCCCGAACTGCGCTACACCGCCGGCGGGCTGGCCGTGATGGAACTCAACCTGGCCGGCAACGATCTCGTGACCGATGAGCAAGGCCAGACCCGCGAGCCGGCCTGGTATCACCGGATCAAACTGCTGGGCAAAAGCGCTGAGTTCTGGGGCGATACCCTGAAGGCCGGGATGGCGCTCTTTGTGGATGGCAAGCTCGAGTACCGCGCCTGGGAACAGGATGGCCAGAAAAAAAGCAGCTTGGAAATTCGCGCCGACCGCATGGAAATTGTGAGCCTAGAAGGCAAGCGAGGCCAGCTTACCGTTACCGATGCCCGTGGACAAGAACGCCTCAAGGACGGTCTCAACCACGTGATGTTGGTAGGCAATCTGACCCGCGACCCCGAGCTGCGCTACACCCCCCAGGGAACCGCCGTAACCCGCCTTTCGCTGGCAGTGAACGAAAAATTCACCACCCGCCAGGGCGGCGAGCAGGAAAAGGTGCACTACGTGGAAGCTCAGGCCTGGCGCGAGCTGGCCGAGTTTGCGGCAGAACTCAAAAAAGGAGACGGAGCGTTCCTAATCGGACGCTTGGTGAACGACTCCTGGACCGCTCAGGATGGCACTAGGCGCTACACCACCCGGGTAGAGCTTAGCCGCCTCGAGCGACTTGCCCGTGGAACTGGACAAAATACAGGTGGAAACAGTTCCCAAAGTGCTGCCTCGGCAGCCAAAGGCCGTACGGGCAAGGTAGATATTGAAGAAGGCTTAGTAGACGATTTCCCACCTGAGGAGGATTTACCGTTTTGA
- the rplS gene encoding 50S ribosomal protein L19 encodes MNRGALLKVVEKKYTRTDIPQFKPGDTVRVNYKVVEGNRTRIQAYEGVVIKIKRNGFNSAFTVRKISFNEGVERVFPFNSPLIESVQVVSRGKVRRAKLYYLRELRGKAARIKGDRKRLNEDVEARAVAAKAKQEAERAAQASEAAEESKE; translated from the coding sequence ATGAACCGTGGTGCTTTGCTCAAAGTAGTCGAAAAGAAGTACACCCGTACCGACATCCCCCAGTTCAAACCCGGCGACACCGTGCGGGTCAACTACAAGGTGGTGGAAGGCAACCGTACCCGCATTCAGGCCTATGAAGGCGTGGTCATCAAAATCAAGCGCAACGGCTTCAACAGCGCCTTCACGGTACGCAAAATTTCCTTCAATGAAGGGGTAGAGCGGGTGTTCCCCTTCAACTCGCCCCTCATCGAGAGCGTGCAGGTGGTAAGCCGGGGCAAGGTGCGCCGGGCCAAGCTCTACTATCTGCGGGAGCTGCGCGGCAAGGCCGCTCGTATTAAGGGCGACCGCAAGCGCCTCAACGAGGATGTAGAAGCCCGGGCGGTGGCCGCCAAGGCCAAGCAAGAAGCCGAACGCGCGGCTCAGGCCAGCGAAGCGGCTGAGGAAAGCAAAGAGTAA
- a CDS encoding sorbosone dehydrogenase family protein, giving the protein MTHLRWWGLMAALVIAGGVFVAEPRPVPDEAAQRIRLPPGFAIRVFAENFEGAPRLMTVGPDGQLYLSLMYGGQVVRLPDFNRDGRADGLEVVAEGLELPHGLEWHQGWLYVATGNAVIRLRPSGAWQRETVVPDIPGPSGHFTRTLHFGPDGKLYLSVGSETNFGPERDPRRAAILRFNPDGSVPQDNPFAQDPDPRRRVVWASGLKNSVDFTWTPRGSLWATHNGTDHLGDDLPPEEVIVAVQPGGFHGWPYCYTPGLGLNLKAERSEVPDPRTQGFDCRKAVPALFTAPAHSAPLGMTWGQKSHFPAKYRNSLYIAYHGSLGVQDPKHYRDCKIERFVIENDLPVRSEVFATGWRAPGQMCRDAWGRPVGLVIGSDGAMYVSDAKGGRVYRIWYEGR; this is encoded by the coding sequence ATGACCCATCTGCGTTGGTGGGGGCTGATGGCAGCACTGGTTATTGCCGGGGGGGTGTTTGTGGCAGAACCCCGGCCGGTTCCCGACGAGGCTGCGCAGCGTATTCGGCTACCCCCAGGGTTTGCTATTCGGGTTTTTGCCGAAAACTTCGAGGGGGCCCCTCGCCTGATGACGGTGGGGCCCGATGGACAACTTTACCTGAGCTTGATGTATGGGGGTCAGGTGGTACGCCTACCCGACTTCAACCGTGACGGTCGGGCCGATGGGCTCGAGGTGGTGGCAGAAGGCCTCGAGCTACCCCATGGCCTTGAATGGCATCAGGGCTGGCTTTACGTGGCTACGGGCAATGCGGTTATCCGCCTGCGACCGAGCGGTGCCTGGCAGCGCGAAACGGTTGTCCCCGATATTCCGGGGCCCTCGGGGCACTTCACCCGCACCCTGCACTTTGGGCCGGACGGCAAGCTGTATCTTTCGGTGGGTTCCGAGACCAACTTTGGCCCCGAGCGTGACCCGCGTCGGGCGGCCATCTTGCGCTTCAACCCCGACGGTAGCGTTCCGCAGGATAATCCCTTCGCCCAAGACCCCGACCCGCGCCGTCGGGTGGTCTGGGCCAGTGGTCTTAAAAACAGTGTGGACTTTACCTGGACACCCAGGGGTTCGCTCTGGGCTACCCACAACGGCACCGATCACCTGGGTGATGACTTACCCCCCGAGGAGGTGATCGTGGCGGTGCAGCCTGGGGGGTTTCATGGCTGGCCTTACTGCTATACACCGGGCTTAGGGCTGAACCTGAAAGCTGAGCGCAGCGAGGTGCCCGACCCCCGCACCCAGGGCTTCGACTGCCGCAAGGCGGTTCCGGCGCTGTTTACCGCCCCAGCCCACTCGGCCCCGCTGGGTATGACCTGGGGCCAGAAGAGCCACTTTCCGGCGAAATATCGAAATAGCCTCTACATCGCCTACCATGGTTCGCTTGGGGTACAAGACCCAAAGCACTACCGCGACTGCAAGATTGAGCGCTTCGTGATTGAGAACGATTTGCCGGTTCGCTCGGAAGTGTTTGCCACCGGATGGCGGGCGCCGGGTCAGATGTGTCGTGATGCCTGGGGGCGTCCGGTGGGGCTGGTGATTGGCTCGGATGGGGCGATGTATGTATCGGATGCCAAAGGGGGGCGGGTTTATCGCATCTGGTACGAGGGTAGATGA
- a CDS encoding KH domain-containing protein, which produces MKDLVEYLAKAVVDHPASIRVDERRGREGLVYYVETHPEDKGRIIGRQGRVIESIRTVVRSFAKGRVSVEVR; this is translated from the coding sequence ATGAAAGACCTCGTTGAATACCTGGCCAAAGCAGTAGTAGATCATCCGGCCTCCATTCGTGTGGACGAACGCCGCGGCCGTGAGGGGCTGGTTTACTATGTGGAAACCCACCCCGAAGACAAAGGCCGCATCATCGGGCGGCAGGGCCGTGTAATCGAGAGCATCCGCACGGTGGTACGCTCGTTTGCCAAGGGCCGGGTTTCGGTGGAAGTGCGCTAA
- the rimM gene encoding ribosome maturation factor RimM (Essential for efficient processing of 16S rRNA): MQRIEIGRIGKAYGMAGGLKFRGEAVVFDLERVYLEGLGYRAIEAIEEQGNEMVLFLSGVHSRQEAEQLAGLRVYADQDDLPELEEGEYYYFELIGKPVFVDGKPFGEVVDVEDGAQERLIIKAKGTSLRAQHQTYQVPFQAPYVRVEAEGIYIEAIPGLFE, encoded by the coding sequence ATGCAGCGCATCGAAATTGGACGGATTGGCAAAGCCTACGGCATGGCGGGGGGCCTCAAGTTCCGAGGCGAGGCGGTGGTTTTCGACCTCGAGCGGGTCTACCTCGAGGGCCTAGGCTACCGCGCCATAGAAGCCATCGAAGAGCAAGGCAACGAGATGGTGCTCTTCCTGAGTGGTGTCCATAGCCGCCAGGAAGCCGAGCAGTTGGCTGGCCTACGGGTATACGCCGACCAGGACGACCTGCCCGAGCTAGAAGAAGGCGAATACTACTATTTTGAGTTGATCGGCAAGCCGGTGTTTGTGGACGGTAAACCCTTTGGGGAAGTGGTGGATGTGGAAGACGGAGCACAGGAGCGGCTTATCATCAAAGCCAAGGGCACTTCGTTGCGGGCCCAGCACCAAACCTACCAGGTGCCCTTTCAGGCCCCGTATGTCAGAGTCGAGGCCGAGGGGATTTACATCGAGGCCATACCGGGGTTATTCGAGTAG
- the hisIE gene encoding bifunctional phosphoribosyl-AMP cyclohydrolase/phosphoribosyl-ATP diphosphatase HisIE translates to MNLDDVQFDRDGLVPVVVQDARSGQVLTLAYANRQALEQTLQTRRSTFWSRSRNELWVKGLTSGHTQEVLEVSLDCDQDAVLYKVIPRGPACHTGAESCFHNPLTPPAHPPLGEVLEQVYRTIQQRLKTLPEGSYVARMHQAGLDRVLKKVGEEAGEVIIAAKNANPQELEWEASDLLFHLLLTLAEQGISPDDLARTLWSRHKPGIG, encoded by the coding sequence ATGAACCTCGACGATGTGCAATTCGACCGCGACGGCCTGGTGCCGGTGGTTGTGCAAGACGCCCGCAGTGGGCAGGTGCTTACCCTGGCCTACGCCAACCGCCAAGCCCTAGAACAAACCCTGCAAACCCGTCGAAGCACTTTCTGGAGCCGCAGCCGCAACGAGCTATGGGTCAAGGGCCTGACCTCAGGGCACACCCAAGAGGTGCTGGAGGTGAGCCTCGACTGTGACCAAGATGCGGTTTTGTACAAGGTTATTCCGCGGGGCCCGGCCTGTCATACCGGGGCCGAGAGCTGTTTCCATAATCCCCTAACTCCGCCCGCTCACCCCCCTTTGGGTGAGGTGCTGGAGCAGGTTTACCGCACCATCCAGCAGCGCCTAAAGACCCTTCCCGAGGGCTCTTATGTGGCCCGGATGCACCAGGCCGGTCTGGATCGGGTGCTCAAGAAGGTGGGGGAAGAGGCGGGCGAGGTGATAATTGCGGCCAAAAATGCAAATCCCCAAGAGCTCGAGTGGGAAGCCTCCGATCTACTCTTTCATTTGCTACTGACCCTGGCAGAGCAAGGTATCTCTCCCGATGACCTGGCCCGAACCCTTTGGAGCCGGCACAAGCCTGGGATCGGATAG
- a CDS encoding hemolysin III family protein produces the protein MKITSLSTLITAVREPFNTYSHALGALLGLVGTVALVFLAQGSPAKVAGALVFGLTMVLMYTSSALYHALRVSEQALLWLRKLDHAAIFLFIAGTYTPVLLQALEPAWRPWALGLVWGLAVLGIGLKLITLKAPRWLYTATYLGMGWLAVFLLPKLALSPVALGFLIAGGLAYSLGAVVYAAKWPNLMPRLVGFHGIWHIFVLLGSTGMYFAVLAMYVA, from the coding sequence ATGAAAATCACTTCCCTTTCCACGCTGATAACTGCGGTTCGTGAACCGTTTAATACCTATTCCCACGCCCTAGGCGCGCTACTGGGCCTAGTCGGCACGGTTGCCTTGGTGTTTTTGGCCCAGGGCAGCCCGGCTAAGGTTGCAGGGGCGCTGGTATTCGGCCTCACCATGGTGCTGATGTACACTTCCTCGGCGCTCTATCACGCGCTACGGGTCTCGGAGCAAGCCTTGCTATGGCTGCGCAAGCTCGACCATGCGGCCATTTTTCTATTCATTGCTGGAACCTATACCCCGGTGCTATTGCAGGCTTTAGAGCCGGCCTGGCGGCCCTGGGCGTTGGGATTGGTCTGGGGATTGGCGGTCTTGGGGATAGGCCTCAAGCTGATAACCCTCAAAGCGCCGCGCTGGCTCTACACCGCAACCTATCTGGGCATGGGCTGGCTTGCGGTCTTTCTATTGCCCAAGTTGGCGCTAAGCCCCGTTGCTCTGGGCTTTCTGATTGCAGGTGGGCTGGCCTATAGCTTGGGAGCGGTGGTGTATGCGGCCAAGTGGCCCAACCTGATGCCACGGCTAGTAGGTTTTCATGGCATCTGGCACATTTTTGTGCTGTTGGGCAGCACAGGCATGTATTTTGCGGTATTGGCGATGTATGTGGCTTAG
- the rplI gene encoding 50S ribosomal protein L9: MKVILLEPMENLGDVGAVVNVKPGYARNYLLPQGIATLATESNLKTLEAKIRAQAKKAAERKAEAERLKELLEPITLTLKVKAGDQKIYGSVTSREIAAALEAQHQITIDPKKLALEKPIKDLGEYALTYKPHPEVPMTLKVSVVADKA; this comes from the coding sequence ATGAAAGTGATTCTGCTTGAACCTATGGAAAACCTGGGCGACGTGGGGGCGGTGGTCAACGTCAAGCCAGGATATGCCCGCAACTACTTGCTGCCCCAAGGCATTGCCACTTTGGCCACCGAGAGCAACCTCAAGACCCTGGAAGCCAAAATTCGCGCCCAGGCCAAGAAGGCCGCCGAGCGCAAAGCTGAGGCCGAGCGCTTGAAGGAGCTGTTGGAACCCATCACCTTGACCCTCAAAGTCAAGGCCGGTGACCAGAAAATTTACGGCTCCGTTACCAGCCGCGAAATTGCCGCTGCCCTCGAGGCCCAGCACCAGATCACCATTGACCCCAAGAAGCTGGCCCTGGAAAAGCCCATCAAAGACTTGGGTGAATACGCCCTAACCTACAAGCCCCACCCTGAGGTGCCCATGACCCTCAAAGTCTCGGTGGTGGCCGACAAGGCTTAA